The genomic region ACGCGGAAACGAAGCTGACCAGAGGTAATAGGGAAGGAGCAGTTCCGCTTCCGGGAGAAAGCCTGTTGTCTGGCTCAGTTCATTTTTTCGGCGCGGCGGTCTCCGTTTTCTCGATGCCGAGCAACTCGACGTCGAAGATCAGGGTGGCGTTGGGCGGGATGACCTGGCCGGCGCCCTGCTCCCCGTAAGCCAGGCTGGAGGGGAGGAATATCTGCCACTTGGAGCCCACCTTCATCAACTGCAGGGCTTCCGTCCAGCCCTTGATCACGCCGTTGAGCGGGAAGACGGCCGGTTGATTGCGTTTGTAGGAGCTGTCGAATTCAGTACCGTCGAGCAGGGTGCCGCGGTAGTGGACCTTGACCGTATCGGTGACCTTGGGCAGCGGGCCGGAGCCCTTACTGAGCACTTTGTACTGCAGGCCGCTGGCGGTGACCTTGACGCCGGGCTTTTGGGCGTTTTCCTTCAAGAACGCCTCTTCCTTGGCCTTGTTGATCTGTGCTTGGCCCGTTCTCTTTTCCTGCTCGACTTTCATCATATCCTGCTGGAACTGGGTCATGACCTTCTGGATCTCTTCGCTGCTGAGCAGCGGCTGGCCGCTCCCCTGGGCGTCGCGCAGCCCCTGGATCAGGATTTCCAGGTCAACGTCCAGCGCCCGTTCCTTGAAATTCTTGCCGATATCCAGGCCGATGGCATAGCTGACTTTCTTTTTTTGATTATCCAGGTCTCCCGCCTTGAGCGGTTTAGCGGCCGATTCGCTGGCGGCTTTGCCGCAAGCGGCGAAAAGCATCAGCAGAAGGATGAAAGTGAGAATATGAGTCTTTTTCATTTGCGTCTCCTTTTTTTTCTAAAGGCCAATATACCAGAACCGCGCCCGAAAAACAACAACCGTCTCCGCTTCAATACTTCAGCTTTTCCAGCAGAAATTCCAGGTAGCGCGATTTCATCTGCCGGCTGGCCAGAACCTGCTTCAGCGGCGGCAGTCTCAGGATGACCCCGAGGATGGCGGCCATGGCCCGGTGGTTCCAATGGGCCTGGACATCGAAGATCAGGTTTTGCAGCTTGCCCCGCTCAATGGCCATGACCACGGCCCGGTGGGTCGAGTCGAGGGGGGTGATCACCCGCCGCGGTCGCGATTCGAGGCTGATGCGGCCGCTGGAGCAGGCGGCCACGCAGACGGCACAGCCGAGGCACAGGTCCTTGTTCAACCGGGCGATCTTCCTTTTCGGGCGCTTGGGATCGTTGGCCGTGACCAGTCCCAAAACCTCGACCGGGCAGGCTTCCACGCATTTACCGCAACCCGTGCATGAATGTTCATCGATGACCGGGATGAAGTTGCTCGTATGGACCGGGTGCAGGAAGCCGAAGCGGCGGGCGGCGATCATCGCCTCGCAGCAGCAGCCGCAGCAGTTGCAGATGAAGTTTACCGAGCGGCGGTTATTTTCGCCGAACTGCACCAGGTGCTCGGCCCGGGCCTGCTGCAGCAGGTCGAGCCCCTCGGCCGCGTCGATGGCCCGGGCAATGTGGCGGCGGGTAAGGAAAGCGGCCGTGTTGTTGAAGGTCAGGCAGATGTCCTGCGCGGCGGCGCAGGCCCGGCCGACATGCTCCATCTTGTGCCGGCAGTAGCAGATGCCGACGCTGATATGGTGGGCGGTCTTAACGATCTCTGATGCCCGTTCGTAATCCAAAACATGCAGTGAATTTTCAGCATTCAAAGCGGTCTCATGGACAAAAACCCGGCCCAGCTGCGTCTCACCGCTGCAGAAAAGCCCCTTGATGAAGTCTTCCTCGACGTTGAGGTACTGGTAAAAAAGTTCGGCCAGCAGTTTCTGGTTGATGTCGCTTCTCAGGCGCATCAGGGAAAATTCGAAAAATCCAGCCATGGGCGGGGGGAGGAAGTAGACGGTCGGACCGTTTTCGGGCGTTGAGTCCACCAGAATTCCGCGCCCGGCCAGCGTCTCCAGGATATTGCGCGCTTCCGCTTCGGATTTACGCCACAAACGGGCAGCTTTTTTCGCTGTGAAAGGCTTGATGGGAAGCTGGGCGACCAAGGCGGCTTCGGTCTCGGAAAACAGCAGTTCCAGGATGCGAAAGAGGGTTTCGGCCGGGGGAGCTCCCTGCGGATAAAGGTTGATGCGCTCGGTCAGTTTTTTATATGCCGAACGGGCGGTCACATGGGCCATGGCGCTCCCTCGTCACTCATATCGAATTTTATCCACTGTATCATGATTGCCGGCTATTGGCGAATCATTGTAAGAATATAAAATATATTGGACTCTTGCAAGATATTGACAAGACCGGAATCTGTAGATAGAATTTGTTCATAAAAGAACGAGTGTCTTCAATGATTCAGGCATTCTTTCCAAGGGAGGAAATCGGAATGAGTAAAAAAACATGTTTGTTGTTTTCGTTGGTTGCCGGTTTTCTGGGATTCCTGTTACTCATGGGGCAGGCGGGATGCAAGTCGGAATCGCCAACAACCACCGACCCCATCGTTGTTACATGC from Candidatus Aminicenantes bacterium harbors:
- a CDS encoding FKBP-type peptidyl-prolyl cis-trans isomerase, producing the protein MKKTHILTFILLLMLFAACGKAASESAAKPLKAGDLDNQKKKVSYAIGLDIGKNFKERALDVDLEILIQGLRDAQGSGQPLLSSEEIQKVMTQFQQDMMKVEQEKRTGQAQINKAKEEAFLKENAQKPGVKVTASGLQYKVLSKGSGPLPKVTDTVKVHYRGTLLDGTEFDSSYKRNQPAVFPLNGVIKGWTEALQLMKVGSKWQIFLPSSLAYGEQGAGQVIPPNATLIFDVELLGIEKTETAAPKK
- a CDS encoding 4Fe-4S dicluster domain-containing protein, with the translated sequence MAHVTARSAYKKLTERINLYPQGAPPAETLFRILELLFSETEAALVAQLPIKPFTAKKAARLWRKSEAEARNILETLAGRGILVDSTPENGPTVYFLPPPMAGFFEFSLMRLRSDINQKLLAELFYQYLNVEEDFIKGLFCSGETQLGRVFVHETALNAENSLHVLDYERASEIVKTAHHISVGICYCRHKMEHVGRACAAAQDICLTFNNTAAFLTRRHIARAIDAAEGLDLLQQARAEHLVQFGENNRRSVNFICNCCGCCCEAMIAARRFGFLHPVHTSNFIPVIDEHSCTGCGKCVEACPVEVLGLVTANDPKRPKRKIARLNKDLCLGCAVCVAACSSGRISLESRPRRVITPLDSTHRAVVMAIERGKLQNLIFDVQAHWNHRAMAAILGVILRLPPLKQVLASRQMKSRYLEFLLEKLKY